Proteins encoded by one window of Micromonospora coxensis:
- a CDS encoding alpha/beta fold hydrolase, with protein sequence MGYADVNGLRLWYEVHGAGHPLVLLHGGYGAVEMFAPVLPALATRRRVIAVDLQGHGRTADVDRPLRYESMADDVAALLRHLDLPEADVLGYSLGGGVALRTAIQHPGLVRRLVLVSTPCRRQGWYPQVLAAMAAQDERVGEQMRGTPPHELYARIAPRPEDWPRLWARTGELLRREYDWSAEVAALTTPTLLVYADADSIPVTHMAYFFGLLGGGHRDAGWDGTDRPASRLAVLPGLTHYDVVASPALPAAVLPFLTHQVRAPQ encoded by the coding sequence GTGGGCTACGCGGACGTGAACGGCCTGCGCCTCTGGTACGAGGTGCACGGCGCCGGCCACCCGCTGGTGCTGCTGCACGGCGGGTACGGCGCGGTGGAGATGTTCGCCCCCGTCCTGCCCGCCCTCGCCACCCGGCGGCGGGTGATCGCCGTCGACCTGCAGGGGCACGGCCGCACCGCCGACGTCGACCGTCCACTGCGGTACGAGTCGATGGCCGACGACGTCGCCGCGCTGCTGCGCCACCTCGACCTGCCCGAGGCCGACGTGCTCGGCTACTCCCTCGGCGGCGGGGTCGCGCTGCGTACCGCGATCCAGCATCCCGGGCTGGTGCGCCGGCTGGTGCTGGTCTCCACGCCCTGCCGCCGGCAGGGCTGGTACCCGCAGGTGCTGGCCGCGATGGCCGCCCAGGACGAGCGGGTCGGCGAGCAGATGCGCGGCACACCCCCGCACGAGCTGTACGCCCGGATCGCGCCCCGCCCCGAGGACTGGCCACGGCTGTGGGCCCGTACCGGTGAGCTGCTGCGCCGCGAGTACGACTGGTCGGCCGAGGTGGCCGCGCTCACCACTCCCACCCTGCTGGTCTACGCCGACGCCGACTCGATCCCGGTGACCCACATGGCGTACTTCTTCGGCCTGCTCGGTGGCGGGCACCGGGACGCCGGCTGGGACGGCACCGACCGGCCCGCCTCCCGGCTGGCCGTGCTGCCCGGCCTGACCCACTACGACGTCGTCGCCTCACCGGCCCTGCCCGCCGCCGTCCTGCCCTTCCTCACCCACCAGGTCCGCGCCCCGCAGTGA
- a CDS encoding SigE family RNA polymerase sigma factor produces the protein MIESFHEFVVQRSAALSRTAYLLTGDHQHAEDLLQSALARSYRHWRRIRDGDPEAYVRRVMYHQQVSWWRRRRVTERLEAEPTERARTDHSDGTALRLSVAAALRRLTPRQRAVVVLRYYEDLTEAQVAEVLGCSVGTVKRHGHDAVVRLREIAPDLVEAVPERSAR, from the coding sequence ATGATCGAGTCGTTCCACGAGTTCGTGGTGCAGCGGTCCGCCGCCCTGTCCCGTACCGCGTACCTGCTGACCGGGGACCACCAGCACGCCGAGGACCTGCTCCAGAGCGCGCTGGCCCGCAGCTACCGGCACTGGCGGCGGATCCGCGACGGCGATCCCGAGGCGTACGTGCGGCGGGTCATGTACCACCAGCAGGTCTCCTGGTGGCGGCGACGCCGGGTCACCGAACGGCTGGAGGCGGAACCGACCGAGCGCGCCCGGACCGACCACAGCGACGGCACCGCCCTGCGGCTGAGCGTGGCCGCCGCGCTGCGCCGGCTCACCCCGCGCCAGCGGGCCGTGGTGGTGCTGCGCTACTACGAGGACCTGACCGAGGCGCAGGTCGCCGAGGTGCTGGGCTGCTCGGTGGGCACGGTGAAACGGCACGGCCACGACGCCGTCGTCCGGCTGCGCGAGATCGCCCCGGACCTGGTCGAGGCCGTCCCGGAGAGGAGCGCCCGATGA